The Sphaeramia orbicularis chromosome 16, fSphaOr1.1, whole genome shotgun sequence genome window below encodes:
- the nr1d2a gene encoding nuclear receptor subfamily 1 group D member 2a → MPEDIGTAKPGGVIAYISSGSASSPESCLSTSPTSGFLSTSPTLSRPSLPSRAVGMVVDVAPPVKNGHPRSMEKTGRSSISTKSSITKINGMVLLCKVCGDVASGFHYGVHACEGCKGFFRRSIQQNIQYKKCLKMENCTIMRINRNRCQQCRFKKCLAVGMSRDAVRFGRIPKREKQRMLLEMQNAMNNMMNNNSQLHSMLHGHQSPPLPMEAMTSDSSPSPSSTSSSSSSSSSASESPSCSNPSSPQCPPDSESVVSMDTNSSSASSCGSDSGEDEVVSVNRQHQDAFTYSQQRSPRQGQTSLDVALETGCDSRMEEQQESWNCWNNVVRAGYQQSAYSNSQHVANTAYREEQAVYQQQHNSAPRCEASVDSQRQHQLYAQTGPSSRAHLVCPMNTSPYVDPSKPSQEIWEEFSMSFTPAVREVVEFAKRIPGFRELSERDQVSLLKAGTFEVLMVRFASLFNVAERTVTFLSGKRYSLDTLRSLGAGELLNSMCEFSEKLAALRLDSDEMSLFTAVVLVSADRSGIQDLNSVEALQDKLIRALRNLVMQNHGEEAATTFTKLLLKLPELRSLNNMHSEELLSFKVHP, encoded by the exons ATGCCTGAGGACATCGGAACAGCCAAGCCTG GAGGAGTCATAGCCTACATCTCCTCCGGCTCCGCTTCCAGCCCAGAGTCCTGTTTGAGCACCAGCCCCACCAGCGGCTTCCTGTCAACGTCGCCCACCCTGTCTCGGCCCTCACTACCTAGCAGGGCTGTTGGTATGGTGGTGGACGTTGCCCCACCAGTCAAGAACGGGCACCCACGTAGCATGGAGAAGACTGGCCGCTCCTCTATATCTACAAAGAGCAGCATCACTA AAATCAATGGTATGGTACTGCTGTGCAAAGTATGCGGTGATGTGGCCTCAGGCTTCCACTATGGAGTCCACGCTTGTGAGGGCTGCAAG GGCTTCTTCAGAAGAAGCATCCAGCAGAATATCCAATACAAGAAGTGTCTTAAGATGGAAAACTGCACCATCATGAGGATCAACAGAAATCGGTGCCAGCAGTGCCGCTTCAAGAAGTGTCTGGCGGTGGGCATGTCTAGAGATG CTGTGCGATTTGGCCGCATCCCAAAACGGGAGAAGCAGAGGATGCTGCTGGAGATGCAGAATGCCATGAATAACATGATGAACAACAACAGCCAGCTGCATAGCATGCTGCATGGCCACCAGAGCCCGCCACTGCCCATGGAGGCCATGACCAGTGACAGTAGCCCCtcaccctcctccacctcctcttcttcttcttcttcctcctctgctTCCGAGTCCCCGTCCTGCTCCAACCCCTCCTCCCCACAGTGCCCTCCTGACTCAGAATCTGTGGTTTCCATGGACACCAACTCCAGCTCTGCGTCTTCCTGCGGTTCAGACAGTGGCGAGGACGAAGTCGTCTCCGTGAACAGGCAGCACCAAGATGCCTTTACGTACAGCCAGCAGAGGTCGCCGAGACAGGGCCAGACGTCACTGGACGTTGCCTTGGAGACTGGATGTGACAGCCGcatggaggagcagcaggagagcTGGAACTGCTGGAATAACGTGGTCAGGGCGGGATACCAGCAGAGCGCTTACAGTAACAGCCAACATGTCGCCAACACTGCATACAGGGAGGAGCAGGCAGTGTACCAGCAGCAGCACAACAGCGCCCCCCGCTGTGAAGCTTCAGTAGACAGCCAAAGACAGCACCAGCTATACGCTCAAACTGGACCAAGCAGCAGAGCACACTTG GTCTGTCCCATGAACACTTCGCCCTATGTGGACCCCAGCAAGCCAAGCCAGGAGATCTGGGAGGAGTTCTCCATGAGCTTCACCCCTGCTGTGCGGGAAGTCGTGGAGTTCGCCAAGCGGATCCCAGGCTTCCGCGAGCTCTCTGAGCGTGACCAAGTCAGCCTGCTGAAAGCTGGAACTTTCGAG GTGCTGATGGTTAGATTTGCTTCTCTGTTCAATGTGGCCGAACGCACAGTGACATTCCTGAGCGGAAAGCGTTATAGCCTGGACACACTACGGTCACTCGGCGCCGGAGAACTGCTCAACTCCATGTGTGAATTCAGCGAGAAGCTGGCGGCGTTACGTCTGGACTCAGACGAAATGAGCCTCTTCACCGCTGTGGTGCTGGTTTCAGCCG ATCGCTCCGGCATCCAAGACTTAAACTCAGTGGAGGCCTTGCAGGACAAACTGATCCGTGCTCTGCGAAACCTGGTCATGCAGAACCACGGCGAAGAGGCAGCCACCACCTTCACCAAACTCCTGCTCAAACTCCCCGAGTTGCGTTCACTCAACAACATGCACTCAGAGGAACTGCTCTCATTCAAAGTGCACCCTTAA